The genomic region GACGCTCTGTATCACGGACCTGATTGGACGCCGCGACTCTCTTTCCACGACGAGGTGGACGCCTTCACCGCGCTGCCGTCCTGGGTGATGGAGTGGCAGTACACCTCGGTGCGATCACTGCTGGCCGAGCGGGCCGACTTGATGGTGTGGCTCGATCTGTCCCGTCGGGTGGTGATGCGCCAGGTCGTGCGACGCACCGTGACGCGCGCGCGGCGAGGAACGGAGCTGTGGAACGGCAACGTGGAGCCGCCGCTGCGCACGATCTTCACAGACGAGGACCACATCATCCGCTGGGCGTGGCGCACGCACCGCGACTGGGCGGATCGCGTCACGGAGGCGGAGCGCGATGCCCAGCCGCTGACGGTGGTGCGGCTCCGCTCCCGCGTCGAGGTCGATGCGTGGCCGACCGGCCCGCTCCACGATGCCTTCACGGCCGGCTGACTCGTCCAGCAGACGCCGCACCGCGGGTCAGGACGAGGCGTCCGGCGCGTCGATCGCGCCGCCGAAGCGGCGGTTGCGCGATGCGTACAGTTCGATCGCACGCCACAGGTCGGCACGGGAGAAATCGGGCCACAACGTGTCGAGGAAGACCATCTCGGCGTAGGCGCTCTGCCAGAGCAGGAAGTTGCTGGTGCGCTGCTCCCCCGAGCTGCGCACGAAGAGATCGACGTCGGGCAGGTCGGGCTGGTAGAGGTGTCGCTGGATGGTCTTCTCGCTGATGGCGGAAGGGCGGAGCCTGCCGGCGGCGACCTGCGCGGCGATCTCGCGCACGGCATCCGTGATCTCATTGCGGCCGCCGTAGTTGACGCACATCGTGAGCGTGAGCACGTCGTTGCCGGCCGTGAGACGCTCCGCGAACTGCAGCTCTTTGATGACAGAGGTCCACAGCCGCGGCCGTCGGCCCGCCCATCTGATGCGCACCCCCCACTCGTTGAGCTGGTCGCGTCTGCGATGCAGCACGTCGCGGTTGTACCCCATGAGAAAACGCACCTCATCGGGCGAGCGCCGCCAGTTCTCGGTGGAGAACGCGTACACGCTCAGGTGCTTCACGCCGATCTGCACGGCGCCCGCCACCACGTCGAGCAGCGCTGCCTCTCCTGCCTTGTGA from Humibacter ginsenosidimutans harbors:
- a CDS encoding AAA family ATPase; this encodes MLTASSPLPSRPQRILVAGGSGSGKSTLAARIAEVTGYPYQEIDALYHGPDWTPRLSFHDEVDAFTALPSWVMEWQYTSVRSLLAERADLMVWLDLSRRVVMRQVVRRTVTRARRGTELWNGNVEPPLRTIFTDEDHIIRWAWRTHRDWADRVTEAERDAQPLTVVRLRSRVEVDAWPTGPLHDAFTAG
- a CDS encoding isoprenyl transferase, whose amino-acid sequence is MPCPTARSTGRACTPPRLPASAVPDHVALVMDGNGRWANKRGLTRIEGHKAGEAALLDVVAGAVQIGVKHLSVYAFSTENWRRSPDEVRFLMGYNRDVLHRRRDQLNEWGVRIRWAGRRPRLWTSVIKELQFAERLTAGNDVLTLTMCVNYGGRNEITDAVREIAAQVAAGRLRPSAISEKTIQRHLYQPDLPDVDLFVRSSGEQRTSNFLLWQSAYAEMVFLDTLWPDFSRADLWRAIELYASRNRRFGGAIDAPDASS